Sequence from the Balaenoptera acutorostrata chromosome 4, mBalAcu1.1, whole genome shotgun sequence genome:
ctaaTATTTGTTATGTTAATTTAAAGTTTCTCAAACTTaacactattaacattttagacTGGATAATTCTTCGTTGGGGGCTATTCTTTGCATTGTATATTTAGCAgcttccctggcctctacctagtCATGACCTAGAACATCTAAAACATCTTTCCAGTGATGACAATCAAAAACAtctgcaggacttccctggtggtgcagtggttaagaatccacctgtcaatgcaggggacacggattcgaaccctggtccgggaaaatcccacatgctgcagagcaactaagcccatgcaccgcaactactgagcctgtgctctagagtctgcaaggcacaactactgagcccacgtgccacaactactgaagcctgcgtgcctagagcctgtgctctgcaacaagggaagccaccacaatgagaagcccgcgcactgcaacgaagagtagcccccgctcgctgcaaccagagaaagcctgcacgcagcaacaaagacccaatgcagccaaaaaaaaaaaaaaaaaaaaaatgtctgcagacattgctAAATATCCCCTAGGAGCAAACTCAACCCTGGTTGAGAACAAGTCTTAATTACATTATGAAATGGGAAACTTTTAGATATatggtattaaaatatattattaaaataattttacctgtttctttttgctttctaatATGGctacaagaaattttaaaagtatttatgacATGTTATATtcctattggacagcactgttgCAATCATCAATTCTACTCCAGGTTATGTACTCTAACTCAAAGTTTCTCAAATGCTTAAAGTGCATAAAACTTACCTAAGGATCTTATAAAATTCAGATTATGATTCAGTATATTTGAGATGAGGTGATATTTCTAACAAGATCCTAGGTGATACAGATGCTTCTAATCCATGGATAAAATGTTACACAGCATGACTCTAGAGAACTTCCCACACACGCACAAAATaggacatgaaaaagaatgtgtatggtgactatagttaacaatgctgtattgcatatttgaaagttgctaagagactagatcttaaaggttctcatcacacacacacaccaaaaatttgtaactatgtatgagGATGGaagttaactagacttactgtggttatcattttgcagtatacataaatatcaaatcattatgttctacacctgaaactgatataatgttgtaggtcagttatacctcaataaaaaaaagtttttaaagaatgtCAGTGCAACACTGTATGCaatgataaaaatgtaaattaaccaAAAATTGTAATAACTCCACACTATGCagttatataatatacatgtatgtataggtgtgtatgtgtatatagacaatatacatatatatatgtgtgtatatgtatatgtatataaatggaaatgaaaatctaTATCTTGTAACAAGGATAAATTTCAGAAACATACCCCAGATCAAAAAACacgcattttaaaataaaatacattataataaaatatgtacaaagttttaaaacatcCAAAAAGGATTGATTTCTATGGCTccataaatatttagtaaatttcttaaaaaaatagataaatatgacCTACAGCAAATTCATGACAGTGTTTACTTCTAGAGAATGCAGGATAGGATTGGGATCCTGGATGGTTATATACACAAGTGTTAGCACTTGTAtcagtaatgttttatttctttaacacaCGAAGTAAATGTAACCAAAGAATAAGATTAGATAAAGCTGGGTAGTAGTGAAAAGACTTTCATAAATATATTGACTATTATTCCCTATGggttaaaataattcataataaaaataaacaaaagcacgaataaataaaataatggtataAGTCTGGCAATGAATACTGAAGTAgagaatatgaaattttaaaacaatattttaatagactttaaaacaatagaaatgcaTTTCTTCTGAAGATATCTCatagaaatatgtattttctatATGTATTATTAACAAAGCCACAAATGATACCAATAAGTAGAAAGGATTAGAACAGAAAAATTGTATGCTACATATTTTATCTAAAATAGACGAGacatgtttcattttttcatttttataacatttgttttaagctgattataaaagaaattcatattcatTGAaggtttggaaaatatagaaaagaaaaagaaaaagatctaccCATTTCCTAAACACTCCATTATAACTATTGTCCCATAATAACCACCTTTATTCAACATTTTGGTGTTTACTTCCAGTCACTCCATCTTTCTCATGTATATGAAACAGATTTTACacaagtacacacacatacatatatgcaaaatTTCAATGTTTTACAAGGTGGAATCATATATAAACTGCATGTGATGTCTTATAATCTGAGTATGTTTTCACTTAAATCATAAATGATATATTCTCTCTCTTCACTGTCTCTGATCGAGAAGTTCCTTTTTAAAGCTTaactgtaggggcttccctggtggcgcagtggttaagaatccgcctgccaatgcaggggacacgggttcgagccctggtctgggaagatcccacatgccgcggagcaactgggcccgtgagccacaattactgagcctgcgcgtctggagcctgtgctccgcaacaagagaggccgcgatactgagaggcccgcgcaccgcgatgaagagtggcccccgcttgccacaactagagaaagccctcgcacagaaacgaagacacaacacaaccataaataaattaattaataataaaaaagaaaaaaaaaaaaaagcttaactgTAGTAGTTTATCTATCTCCTCtttgtttcactttcttctttcaaCATGCTCAGGATCACTAGCCATGCTCAAGGGTTCTCAAGATATTTTCCTAAAGAAAGTAGTTCTATTCCTAACATAAATGTAGGTGCAATgttagaaataacattttttttttcactaggaAAAGCATCACATGTATGGATCATGGTGTATTTAAACACTTTTCTGTTAATGAACAAGATTTTTTCCAATCCCTCACTATTATAAAGAAGCACAATGCCTACTTGTTTATATGACTCTACATAGTCAtgacaatttctttaaaataaattccaaggAATACGTTCCTAAGGAAAATGATTATGTATATTATTAAGGTTTTGATATTATTGTCAAATTACCATCCAGATATGTCATACCATGTATATCAATTGGTTTGATAAAAATGTGACAATTTAGAGAATCTACTTTCTACTTCCCAATTCTTATGTAGCCTGTTTGCATGTCCAGGCCTTTCTATTTAAGGGAAAAGGCACTATTGAGAcacaattaaatctttttttattacttttcagaTGATTCTTTATTTAAATACAGTAAATTTTGAGTCCTTCTGCCCTTGTGAAATCTGCTCTCATCTGTATAAGATCTGACAGAAATTTCTTGACCTTTCTGGCACAACACATATTGTTCTCTATTTTGAAATCTCTTGGTATGTCAATAGAAGCCTGAAGAGTGAGTCGGATATTTGCCGTTGCCGTGTATTTTTTCCAATTAAGTTTCATGcgattttatttccaaatttaaaaacCAGGGAATAATGgttaaagaattcttaaaaaaatttttctgaaagcAGACACTGTTCTaattaagaacaaaataaataactgccaatacaatggagaagttaaaaataattaaatcgtagtccaaaaaataaagaaaaatttaaaaatgaggcaTAAAGTTTAGAAAATAAGCTAAACAATGGAAAATTAAACATGTAAATTACATCAACAAATAAAATTCAGTTGAACTCCTTGGTTTAATTTTATTCcataagtatttactgaatacttagtatgtgccaggtaTCACTAGGTCCTGAGAAGTTAGTGGTAAACAAGACAGACACAAGACCTCCCCTCATGAAGTTTAGTCTAGTAGAGAACATATTAAAGAAGTAATTATACAGATGATGTGTGTCATCAAAAGAGATATTCAGGGTGAATTAAGCACATGTCAAGGGTTTTCTAAAGAGGTTGGAGAAAGCCTTGAACACATTATCACACACCTAAGTTCTTCTTCATCATCATTGATCAGCTATGCATAAGCCTACATCATATTAAATACTGAAATACTAGAAAGGAACACTTTTAACATAAGACATAAGACAAGGATGACTACTGTCATCAGtaacatttttatgtatgttCTCACCGAGacaaaaagtacaaaaaacaATTCAATACTAGTACGGGAAAGAAGCAAACATATGAAGCATTACTTATTTCAGAGAATTTTAAACAGATGAAGAGCTTCAGTAGCATTAATTCAATATCAATACATATTTTAGGGAGTATACTCTATTTCAAGGACTGgataaaaactagaaataaaatggtGAATAAGAAGTTTTCAGTCTAGTGAGTGAAGACAGACAAGAAATAATTGCTTTATAGTATGGTTAAGAGTAGTATAAAGAGTAAAAACAGAGTTTCATGGTAATAAGAAGGCCAACTAAACTTTCTTTGTAAGTGGATCAGAAAAAGGCTTCCCAGAAGATGTTAAGACAAAAAAGAGCCCTGTAGAGCAAAAATGTATAGAAGGAAAGATCTTTCTGGACAGCAGAATTGTTGTTTTAGAAGTGTAGGATGATTGCTTCACACTGTAAAGAAATTAATGTGGCTGAAACTGgagaagaataaaaaatcttttttgaaaagatttctgaaaaaattttttgaaaataattttgaaaaattatcatGATTCAATCATAAAAGGAATTTAGACTTTCCCCAGAAAACAGTGGGCAATGATAAAAGTGTTATAAACAGTGAAATGGCATTATTAAATTTTGTCTGAGAAATGCATTCAAAAGTTAAAATGCATGTTTAGGAGTAATCCAGCTGACAAATGCTGTGACCACAACTAGAACAGTGGCAGTGAGGTTGAAGAAAAAAGCTGGATTCTGGAGACAATAAGGCCATGGAACACATGGACCTGGAGAGGGACAGGCAATGAGAAAAACAGTCAAACTCCATGACAGATGGTGGTACATCCACTGAAATAGGGAACACAGAGGGCAAAGGACTATAATGTAAAGATGCAAGTTGTAAATGTAAAGATGATAAATTCTGGTTTGACCATATtgagtttgaggtgcctgtgCAATGTTCCACTGGAAAAGCCCCATATGCAAGCTGGTGTTCAGAAAGATGTGGGGTGGAGAGGCAGAACTGTGAGCCATCAGTGCATGCAAGAGAAGCCAATTCTAGCCCTTGGGGTTAGAGATAATCACTTAAGGTAATAGGTAAGACAATTCCCTCCTCTTGCCACTACTAGTGCACCTAGTggaacaaaaacattttaaaacatttttattaacccGTTTAGGTTGTATAGGTAGAAGTGATGAACAAGTGACTTTAGAGCCCATAATTTAAATGTTGGCACAGTCAGCATAAGGTAGGGTTGTCTGCCTCAGTTAGTTATTCTTTCCTGAGATTTGCTAACTAAGGTTGAGTAAATCATTGCATTTCAGAGTGTGCGATCTTAGCATAGAAGAATTTTCCCTAGGAACACATAACTGAAAAGATTcctttctatatatattcttacCTGTTGAACATGATGTGAATTTTCTTTAGAGGTACGGAAACGGATTAGCATACACTGGCTTAAGGATACTGTCATTATTATATCTTATGAGGAAGGAGAATAACAATGAGTTAGATACTGTTCAGGGCAAGACAAATGAGGTGTTTCTGGTCTATGGCcaattattattaattcatttaacaattattttataGTGGTTACTGTAAGCCAGGCATTTGGTTAAAAACATAGGATTCAATTTGGCTTCTAGGAGATCATAGTCTATTATTTAAGTAGAAAATGGACTTAAGAGTAATAGTTCCCCTCAACTAGTTGCTTCATCAGCTGAATTATAGAGACACGCTTAGTTAATACTAAGAATTTTAATAAGCATGATAGGAAATCAATCTCTAATGTCAAAGAACTAAGAAGTCAATTGccttcaaagaaacaaaaaagttaatttaATCAAGATTTCTCTCATTTTGCACCTTTGTCTGGAAAATTTTGAACAGTATCTTTGGCCCCTTCCTCCTTTTTACTGTGGTGCTATTCCTCATAGGCCTTGTTTTGGGAGATGGTGATTGACTTGGACATGGTTTTCCAGGAAGTGGCTGGTGATTTTTACTACATATAAACTCAAGCCAGGAGACCCCTGGAGGCAGCTGGTGGTAACTAAGTACCTTAGTGGACACACAGCCTGAGAGGGTAGATGTGGTAGACTCTTTCAGAGGAGGAGGGGGTAAAGGGGGTGtagtggaagaggaagaggaagaagaggacgaTGAGGAGGAAGatgtggaggaggaagaggaggggagtaCAGACTGCGACCGAGGGTTACTACTTTTCTTAACATAGAGCAGCCAGTCTATAGCCTTGGGCTGTTGGCTTACAGCTTGGTTTTCAGGGGCTACTGTCAGCCATGTTTTCTTCACATTAGCCTCCTGGGTGATATCAGGTTCAGATGTAGGGAAAAATTTTGATATCTTCCCCATTCCTTCAAGGTTTTCTTCAGGGACTTCATCAGGCTGATTTTCTTTCACAGGGAATGAAAAAGAAGTCTCTGGTAGGGAAAGGATAAAAACTAGTTTCACCTCTATTTCTCCCCCAGGAGTGGTCTCAGGTGTTGGGCTGACAAATAGTGTTGCAGCACGAGGGTCTTTCCTTCCTGTAAGATGGTTACACTGAGATTTTATGCAGGAAGCACAAGCTAAACAAACCATATAACTTGATGAAAGGCGGGGACCAGGATGAGGATATGCCCTTCCCCTCATCCTTCGAAAGAGAATCTGCCTACGGAGATCCCTCTGGATTCTGGTCTTGGAGAGAGAATTGACAATTTTATTTACAACATCATCAGGGACTGTTCCACCTTTGATAATGCAGGGATGAATATAACCTAAAGTCCATGGAATTTCCTTATTTGGTTCTGTCTTTTCATAAAGACCAAAACTGCTTTTACTCTGGAGTCTGGAGCCCAATGTTAAAGCAGCTATGTTCCTGATGCAGTGTTTGGAGCTTAATAATGACGGACCTGAGATATTTGGTTTGAGATGGGGTGAGGGAAGATCTGTGGCCTTGTGTTTGTCACTTAGTGAAGTGGTGTTCTGAAATTTTGAGTGACACACTGGTGAACTCAGGGTCCTGAAGTTACAATCAAGTGTTTTGGGCTGGAACAATGGCAAATTCTTTGACTGATGCACAGAATGTGGTAAAagtgatttcctttcttttgcgTTGGACAACGTCAATCTCAGAACACTGGAATTAGAGCTCAATACAGGTGTTGTCTGAGGTCTGGAATCAGGTAACGATGAGCTCAGAGTCATCTGACTGGgctccaaagaaggtgatgtctgAAGCAAGTCATGTATTTGAGGTGTAGAGTTGAGTGATGGTGAGCTCAAACATCTTTGATTGCGCTCTAACAAAGAGGTCCAAAGGCTATCCAATGAAGAGTCTTTCTGAGGCTTGGACTGGGGTAACGCTGAGCTAAAGGCTCTTTGATTAGGTCCCAAAGATGACAATGTCCATAGATAGTCTGGGGAAGGAGTTTCTTGATGTCTGAGGGCATATAATGATGAACTAGACACTCTTCGATTAGACTTCAGTGAAGGTGATATCCAGCAAAGGTCTAGGGAAGATGTATTCTGAGGATTGGGAAAGGGTAATTGTGAGCTCCAGGCTGTTTGATTGGGCTCTGGCGATGATGTCTTGGTGAGGTCAAGTGAAGATGTGATCTGAGGTTTGGCGTGGGACAACGGTGAGCTCAAGCCTTTCTTATTAGGGAGAGTTCTCTGATGGAGGTGTAGTGAAGGTGTGGCCTGACATTTGGAGTGAGATAATGGTGATTTCAGAACACTGTTATAGAGGTCCCGTGAAATTGTGTCCTGAGACTTGACAGAGGGCAATATTAAGCATCTCTGTATCTTCTGGTTAGAGTTTAGGGGATGCACTGCAGGGTTATTACTATGGGATTGTACTCTGACCACAGATTGGTTATTGGGTTGCTTTTGGTTTTCATCTGTGTGTTGATGTGTTAATGAGCTGGTTGTGGCCAGTTGGTAAGAGCGTTCTAATGGCACAAACTGTTGATCATAGTATGCTAGTGGCACCATCTTGTGCTAGTCTAGAGATCTTTCTGAAAGCAGTTGGCTTGCAGGGATATTTTAGTAACTGATAGAGTCTTTTAGCTGGATTCCATGGAcaacaaatacttttaaataaaaaacttagGTAGTTTCTATCCTCTATCATGTAACCTTTTTGTTAATTCCTAAATATTATAGAGTATTTCAAAATTGAGGTGTAAATGAGGTTGAAAAAAGTGTCACCAATTGAgattcttctctgtcttctctttagaGTTTTTTCCTCTTGAGGAAATAATGCCTGTTAACAAAAGAGTGAAGAAGGTTCAGAAGAGATCCTGATAGGGATATTAATTTTCTCAAACAATTTGTAGTGACTAGAGAACTACTGTGTGTGTAACTTTTGAATTAAACTTTCTAAATGCCCAAttgtccatctgtaaaatagataaatataatgTTTAATTTATTGGGCTAAAGACTAAATAATACATCTAAAATGTGTAACAGTGCCCAAGATAtaagagatgctcaataaaatgtAATAGTTATTTTCGGTACTCTTTCAATGattgctttagaaaaaaaaaaaaagtctgtgataAGTTTATTGCATGAAATAAGAGAATCTTAAAGAAAGTGAAATGGAAGTTCTGATATGTTAGTTTTCAATTTAGATTCAATTATCCATCATTATCACCTTTTAGCTTACTTCCAAAAGTCCATAATTCTGGTTGAATGTCTATTGCATACTTTCAGTCTTAGTCTTATTTGTCACTATTGCAGCGTTTGAAACTGTTGATCACTACCTTTTCAAACAATGTTCTTCATTCATGTCCATTATTTCTCTCTACTCTGattctctcattcattctctTATTTCTATCCAGATCTtcactgaattattttcttttgttctcaaCTCAGTGTAGTTCTCAGACTTACATCACCAGTTCTGTTCCATTTTCACTTTATTCCTAAGGAATCACATTAGttatatttaggatttttaaatgaACTATAGAAAGTTCATAAAAAACAGAACCTTATATCTGGTCAAAAGTGATACAAGCATTTACTACTCAGGAAACACAGCTATGGTGCTTCTTAAAAAGCAACACATGGTTTAACATGACACTATTTCAGTGCATTTTTCATGGTCAAGTGTTTGTTCTTCAGGTTTTAAGGCTAAAACACACTATATGACAAAAAACCCAAGAGTAATTCCAACTGATGCAGGGATTAGTCAATTAGAACACTGACTTTAAGGCCCCTGAAGAATGAGAGTTATCAGAATTTGGTTTCATGGTTATTTCTATGCTTCAATAACTTACTAATCCAATTTCTGATGGACTAGTTTATTTCTCATATATGCCAACTTATCCACTTATTTACTATCAATTCTACTACTGCTAGAATATTTTTCCCTATGTTACGGTATCTTTCCACATATTTAATCttacttacatttatttaaaagtatatctTATTAGTATCTTAATTCACTTGTTTTCAAGTGTTGAGTCATTCTTAGTGGAATTCTCCAAGTATCAACAATATTATTTACACACCAATGACTTCCTAATTTTTTTGTCTCTAGTCCTGGTTTTCTCTTTAGCTTTGAAATTCTATTTCCAATTAATCATCAGACTTCTCTATCCAAAAATCCCCAAAACAATTCAAgcacaaaacatataaaaatcagtaaagTTATTTCTCCTTATAAAGAAATCATCTTTTTGTATATCTTCTATCTCGGTTCTTAAAACCTTCTCATCTAATTCAAAATCTTTGAAATCATCCTGGACAGCTTCACTTTCTAAAATGATTTAGAAACCAGGACCTGTTGGTTTTATCTCTTTCATACcttaattcatctttttttctatcCAATTCCACTATTTCAGTTTATACCATAGGCATATCTCATGTAAACTAATGTATTATTATATTAACCTCTACATATCTTTCCCCCATAACCTCACTcactctcttccctctcctctgtcACACATCCAAAGCAAACTCTTGCTGGTGAGACATAGTTACTCCTCACCCaaagattttcttcattttgcttctgCCTGCATGAATAATAACAACTGACGTTACTTGCTGGATTTTGTGTGGTGTATTTTGACATCCAATACTTTAAAAGGAGAGGGAACAGCACATCCTACTATATATGTGTGGCACTCTAACAAACTTCTAGATAGTAATATAGAGTAACTCCATGATCTTGATGTaaggaaagatttcttaaaagaacataaaaaggcttcaagatggcagaagagtaagacgtggagatcaccttcctccccacaaatacatcagaaatacatctacatgtggaacaactcctacagagcacctactgaatgctggcagaagacctcagacctcccaaaaggcaagaaactccctacgtgcctgggtagggcaaaaaaaaaaaagaaaaaacagagacaaagaatagggacgggacctgcaccagtgggagggagctgtgaaggaggaaaggtttccacacactaggaagccccttcgcgggcggagactgcgggtggcagaggggggaagcttcggagccacggaggagagcgcagcaacaggggtgtggagggcaaagcggagagactcccgcacagaggctcggcgccgaccagcactcaccagcccgagaggtttgtctgctcactcgccggggcaggtggggctgggagctgaggctcaggcttcggtcggatcgcagggagaggactggggttggcggcgtgaacacagcctgaaggggctagtgcgccacggctagccgggagggagtcgggGAAAAAGtttggacctgcctaagaggcaagagactttttcttacctctttgtttcctggtgcgcgaggagaggggattaagagcgccgcttaaaggagctccagagacgggcgcgagccatgactatcagcgcggaccccagagacgggcatgaaacgctaaggctgctgctgccgccaccaagaagcctgtgtacgagcacaggtcactctccacaccgcccctcccaggagcctgtgcagcccgccactgccagggtcccgtgatccagggacaacttccccgggagaatgcacggcgtgcctcaggctgctgcaacgtcatgccggcctctgccgccgcaggctcgccccgcatccttacccttccctccccccggcctgagtgagccagagcccccaaatcagctgctcctttaaccccgtcctgtctgagcgaagaacagacgccctcaggagacctacatgcagaggcggggccaaatccaaagctgaaccccgggagctgtgcgaacaaagaagagaaagggaaatctctcccagcagcctgagaagcagcggattaaatctccaccatcaacttgatgtacgctgtatctgtggaatatctgaatggacaattaatcatcccaaattgaggaggcagactttgggagcaacaatatatatatattatttccctttttctttttttgtgagtgtgtgtgtatatgattctgtgtgtgattttgtctgtacagctttgcttttatcatttgtcctagggttctgtctgtctggtttttctttttcttttttgtttttagtatagattttagcatttcttatcattggtggatttgttctttggtttggttgctctcatctttctttttttttttattacttaaaaattttttttaatatttatcttttattttaattattttattttatattattttattttatcttcttgtttctttctttcttttttttctccctttaattctgagccatgtggataacaggctcttggtgctccagccaggcatcagtgctgtgcctctgaggagggagagccaagttcaggacactggtccacaagagacttcccaactccatgtaatatcaaatggagaaaatctcccagagatctccatctcaacaccaagacccagctccactcattgaccagcaagctccagtgctggacacgctatgacaaacaac
This genomic interval carries:
- the CSNKA2IP gene encoding casein kinase II subunit alpha'-interacting protein, encoding MVPLAYYDQQFVPLERSYQLATTSSLTHQHTDENQKQPNNQSVVRVQSHSNNPAVHPLNSNQKIQRCLILPSVKSQDTISRDLYNSVLKSPLSHSKCQATPSLHLHQRTLPNKKGLSSPLSHAKPQITSSLDLTKTSSPEPNQTAWSSQLPFPNPQNTSSLDLCWISPSLKSNRRVSSSSLYALRHQETPSPDYLWTLSSLGPNQRAFSSALPQSKPQKDSSLDSLWTSLLERNQRCLSSPSLNSTPQIHDLLQTSPSLEPSQMTLSSSLPDSRPQTTPVLSSNSSVLRLTLSNAKERKSLLPHSVHQSKNLPLFQPKTLDCNFRTLSSPVCHSKFQNTTSLSDKHKATDLPSPHLKPNISGPSLLSSKHCIRNIAALTLGSRLQSKSSFGLYEKTEPNKEIPWTLGYIHPCIIKGGTVPDDVVNKIVNSLSKTRIQRDLRRQILFRRMRGRAYPHPGPRLSSSYMVCLACASCIKSQCNHLTGRKDPRAATLFVSPTPETTPGGEIEVKLVFILSLPETSFSFPVKENQPDEVPEENLEGMGKISKFFPTSEPDITQEANVKKTWLTVAPENQAVSQQPKAIDWLLYVKKSSNPRSQSVLPSSSSSTSSSSSSSSSSSSSTTPPLPPPPLKESTTSTLSGCVSTKVLSYHQLPPGVSWLEFICSKNHQPLPGKPCPSQSPSPKTRPMRNSTTVKRRKGPKILFKIFQTKVQNERNLD